A genomic region of Brassica napus cultivar Da-Ae unplaced genomic scaffold, Da-Ae ScsIHWf_1435;HRSCAF=2024, whole genome shotgun sequence contains the following coding sequences:
- the LOC106429982 gene encoding uncharacterized protein LOC106429982, whose product MTCFEDSKKKMAVYYLDKDAAEWWESRDHQVGHLVTTWAAFKKEFECKYFTSESKRRLQRQFANLVQGDKTVRGYESEFMRLRRHVLRGPDDEETMISNFMFGLKPDLENRLAVGNYESLTELVEKTVNVEIGSEAEKAASKKSKQHQAGKYGGNQRSFKGKDKEKESEGPSRRSLFTGKCFDCGKTGHKSTTPITVHHPTTPPAIAPAPKRQAIGGGVYALELEDTKPPAPSKGPITGTLHVAGHPTHVLFDSGETHSFVAPEVAAEFVGSFVIDRVDVAVMTPGDQTLQAKECLRRVPLVICEKMFLADLLVVPLKGYEVILGMDWLSGYRAQLDCGKGRILFKENGQRQIGFYGISPSKFVSLVAALRVEDLLKDGEAYLVTITASEGPTSNGVEITDIAVVQEFKDVFETLKELPPPQSNPFTINLEPEAKPITKAPYHMAPAEFAKLKKQLEDIMEKGFIRPSSSPWGAPVLFVKKKDGSMRLCIDYRRINNITIKDKYPLPRIDELLDKLRGGSWFSKIDLALGYHQIPISEGDVMKTAFRTRYGQYEFVIEVEHKAHLKLVLERLRNQKLYAKFSKCSFWKKEIGFLGHRVSGEGVSVDSEKVKFIEEWQRPSTVTEVKSFLGLAGYYRKFVKEFSSITKPLTKLTGKGVPFI is encoded by the exons ATGACGTGTTTCGAGGACTCTAAAAAGAAGATGGCAGTGTATTATTTAGACAAAGACGCGGCAGAATGGTGGGAGAGTAGGGATCACCAAGTAGGACATCTGGTCACCACTTGGGCGGCATTCAAAAAAGAATTTGAATGCAAGTATTTCACCTCGGAGTCCAAGCGAAGGCTTCAACGTCAGTTTGCTAACCTAGTACAAGGAGACAAGACAGTTAGAGGATATGAATCTGAGTTCATGCGACTGCGACGACACGTGCTGCGAGGACCAGATGATGAAGAAACCATGATATCTAACTTTATGTTTGGTCTGAAACCAGATTTGGAAAATAGACTGGCAGTCGGGAACTACGAGAGTCTCACCGAGCTAGTGGAAAAGACTGTGAATGTGGAGATCGGATCGGAAGCTGAAAAGGCGGCAAGTAAGAAATCCAAGCAGCATCAAGCAGGGAAGTATGGTGGAAACCAAAGATCTTTTAAGGGTAAAGATAAGGAAAAGGAATCAGAAGGGCCAAGTCGACGATCTTTGTTCACAGGAAAATGCTTTGACTGTGGCAAGACAGGCCATAAGTCCA CTACGCCAATCACTGTCCATCATCCTACAACTCCACCTGCAATCGCACCAGCGCCAAAAAGGCAAGCAATAGGAGGTGGAGTTTACGCTTTAGAACTAGAGGATACTAAGCCTCCAGCCCCATCTAAGGGTCCCATCACAG GAACTTTACATGTTGCGGGGCATcccacacatgtattgttcgactcAGGGGAAACACATAGCTTTGTGGCCCCTGAGGTAGCTGCCGAGTTTGTGGGTTCATTTGTGATTGACAGGGTGGATGTGGCTGTGATGACTCCCGGAGACCAAACCCTCCAAGCAAAAGAATGCCTCAGAAGAGTTCCGTTAGTCATTTGCGAGAAGATGTTCTTGGCAGATTTGTTGGTGGTGCCCTTAAAAGGATATGAAGTTATCTTGGGCATGGATTGGTTATCAGGCTACCGGGCACAATTAGATTGTGGAAAAGGTCGTATTTTGTTCAAGGAGAACGGGCAACGACAAATAGGGTTTTACGGGATCAGTCCAAGCAAGTTTGTGTCTTTAGTAGCTGCCTTGAGAGTGGAAGATTTGCTTAAGGATGGAGAAGCGTATCTGGTAACAATAACTGCTAGTGAAGGGCCCACTAGCAACGGAGTTGAAATTACGGATATTGCGGTAGTACAAGAGTTCAAGGATGTGTTTGAAACGTTGAAAGAGTTACCTCCACCTCAGAGTAACCCTTTCACAATTAACTTGGAACCTGAAGCGAAGCCGATAACAAAGGCGCCCTACCACATGGCACCTGCGGAGTTTGCAAAGTtgaagaaacaacttgaagATATAATGGAGAAAGGTTTCATAAGACCTAGCTCTTCACCATGGGGAGCTCCGGTCTTATTTgtcaagaagaaggatggtagcatgcggcTTTGCATTGATTATCGAAGAATCAACAATATCACCATCAAAGATAAGTATCCCCTTCCAAGGATAGACGAGTTGTTGGATAAGCTAAGGGGAGGAAGTTGGTTTTCAAAGATCGACTTGGCGTTgggctatcatcagattccaATTTCAGAAGGTGATGTCATGAAGACTGCATTTAGAACTCGTTATGGACAATACGAGTTCGTA ATAGAGGTAGAGCACAAAGCACACTTGAAGCTAGTGTTGGAACGGTTAAGAAACCAGAAGCTGTATGCCAAGTTCAGCAAGTGTTCTTTCTGGAAAAAAGAGATCGGGTTCTTAGGGCACCGAGTGTCTGGAGAAGGAGTTTCTGTAGATTCAGAAAAGGTGAAATTCATCGAGGAATGGCAAAGGCCATCAACGGTAACCGAGGTAAAGAGTTTCCTCGGGTTAGCCGGGTATTATCGAAAGTTCGTCAAGGAATTTTCTTCGATCACTAAGCCCCTGACGAAGTTGACCGGAAAAGGAGTTCCATTCATCTAG
- the LOC125574810 gene encoding uncharacterized protein LOC125574810 isoform X1, with amino-acid sequence MDESKPFPQSFNMVVDEGTSDPRYTEMISNPQFTCKPVPTPVVIFENAKTSVFWDIADYPIPIGADPVLFCNRMKDALVNKGYKGELSIYVYVDTGELLPKCLETFVEFDFLPKGDDYARISSMLVDISFWALSYPYSNIIVLSKKIVRDTILSFESLYNTHGLLLSKTEPHWLVPSESSALFLASLFKDQPEAS; translated from the exons ATGGACGAAAGCAAGCCTTTTCCGCAGTCTTTCAACATGGTTGTGGACGAAGGCACATCCGATCCGCGATATACCGAAATGATTTCTAATCCGCAGTTTACCTGCAAACCCGTGCCTACGCCGGTAGTAATATTCGAAA ACGCTAAGACATCTGTCTTTTGGGACATTGCTGATTACCCTATTCCTATTGGTGCCGATCCTGTATTGTTTTGTAACCGTATGAAAGACGCTCTTGTCAACAAGGGTTATAAAGGGGAGTTGTCAATCTATGTTTACGTTGATACTGGTGAATTGCTACCTAAATGTCTGGAGACCTTTGTCGAATTCGATTTCTTGCCCAAAG GTGATGACTATGCCAGAATTTCTTCGATGTTAGTGGACATTTCTTTTTGGGCACTGTCATATCCTTACTCAAATATTATTGTCCTCTCCAAAAAAATCGTAAGAGACACGATTTTGTCTTTCGAAAGCTTGTATAATACACATGGTCTTCTCTTATCCAAAACTGAACCGCATTGGCTGGTTCCTAGTGAAAGTTCAGCCTTGTTTCTGGCAAGCCTTTTTAAAGACCAACCGGAGGCCAGCTGA
- the LOC125574810 gene encoding uncharacterized protein LOC125574810 isoform X2, which translates to MDESKPFPQSFNMVVDEGTSDPRYTEMISNPQFTCKPVPTPVVIFENALVNKGYKGELSIYVYVDTGELLPKCLETFVEFDFLPKGDDYARISSMLVDISFWALSYPYSNIIVLSKKIVRDTILSFESLYNTHGLLLSKTEPHWLVPSESSALFLASLFKDQPEAS; encoded by the exons ATGGACGAAAGCAAGCCTTTTCCGCAGTCTTTCAACATGGTTGTGGACGAAGGCACATCCGATCCGCGATATACCGAAATGATTTCTAATCCGCAGTTTACCTGCAAACCCGTGCCTACGCCGGTAGTAATATTCGAAA ACGCTCTTGTCAACAAGGGTTATAAAGGGGAGTTGTCAATCTATGTTTACGTTGATACTGGTGAATTGCTACCTAAATGTCTGGAGACCTTTGTCGAATTCGATTTCTTGCCCAAAG GTGATGACTATGCCAGAATTTCTTCGATGTTAGTGGACATTTCTTTTTGGGCACTGTCATATCCTTACTCAAATATTATTGTCCTCTCCAAAAAAATCGTAAGAGACACGATTTTGTCTTTCGAAAGCTTGTATAATACACATGGTCTTCTCTTATCCAAAACTGAACCGCATTGGCTGGTTCCTAGTGAAAGTTCAGCCTTGTTTCTGGCAAGCCTTTTTAAAGACCAACCGGAGGCCAGCTGA
- the LOC125574810 gene encoding uncharacterized protein LOC125574810 isoform X3 produces the protein MDESKPFPQSFNMVVDEGTSDPRYTEMISNPQFTCKPVPTPVVIFENAKTSVFWDIADYPIPIGADPVLFCNRMKDALVNKGYKGELSIYVYVDTGELLPKCLETFVEFDFLPKGDDYARISSMLVDISFWALSYPYSNIIVLSKKI, from the exons ATGGACGAAAGCAAGCCTTTTCCGCAGTCTTTCAACATGGTTGTGGACGAAGGCACATCCGATCCGCGATATACCGAAATGATTTCTAATCCGCAGTTTACCTGCAAACCCGTGCCTACGCCGGTAGTAATATTCGAAA ACGCTAAGACATCTGTCTTTTGGGACATTGCTGATTACCCTATTCCTATTGGTGCCGATCCTGTATTGTTTTGTAACCGTATGAAAGACGCTCTTGTCAACAAGGGTTATAAAGGGGAGTTGTCAATCTATGTTTACGTTGATACTGGTGAATTGCTACCTAAATGTCTGGAGACCTTTGTCGAATTCGATTTCTTGCCCAAAG GTGATGACTATGCCAGAATTTCTTCGATGTTAGTGGACATTTCTTTTTGGGCACTGTCATATCCTTACTCAAATATTATTGTCCTCTCCAAAAAAATC TGA